In Pseudodesulfovibrio hydrargyri, a single window of DNA contains:
- the ettA gene encoding energy-dependent translational throttle protein EttA — MSNEAEKIIYSMYKVTKRHGQKEVLKNVSLSYFYGAKIGVLGLNGSGKSSLLKILAGVDDQFEGEIQVKDGYTIGYLEQEPLVDETRTVREVVEEGVSEVMAIVREYNAINEKFAEPMEPEEMDALIEKQGKVQELMDAKGAWDIDSKLEMAMDSLRCPPADTPVSVISGGERRRVALCRLLLQAPDILLLDEPTNHLDADSVAWLERFLSSFPGTVIAVTHDRYFLDNVAGWILELDRGRGIPWKGNYSSWLEQKQNRLAQEGKQEADRQKTLERELEWIRMSPKGRRAKSKARINAYESMLSHEAERLADDLQIYIPPGPHLGKQVVVAENVTKSMGDKLLMEDVSFILPPNAIVGIIGPNGAGKSTLCKMIVGQEQPDSGTLTLGATVKLAYADQNRESLIPGKTVYEIISGGAEFIKLGDREVNARAYCSRFNFAGQDQQKKVDVLSGGERNRVHMAQMLKSGANVLLLDEPTNDLDVNTMRALEDGLENFAGCVLVISHDRWFLDRIATHIIAFEGDAKVIMIEGNYSDYDADRKKRLGADADQPHRLKFRKLTR; from the coding sequence ATGAGCAACGAAGCGGAAAAGATCATCTACTCCATGTACAAGGTGACCAAGCGTCACGGACAGAAGGAGGTGCTCAAGAACGTCTCCCTGTCCTATTTCTACGGCGCCAAGATCGGCGTGCTCGGCCTGAACGGCTCGGGCAAGTCGTCGCTGCTCAAGATCCTGGCCGGAGTGGACGATCAATTCGAGGGCGAAATCCAGGTCAAGGACGGCTACACCATCGGCTATCTCGAACAGGAACCCCTGGTCGACGAGACGCGCACCGTGCGCGAGGTGGTCGAAGAGGGCGTGTCCGAGGTCATGGCCATCGTCCGTGAATACAACGCCATCAACGAGAAGTTCGCCGAGCCCATGGAGCCCGAGGAGATGGACGCCCTGATCGAAAAGCAGGGCAAGGTCCAGGAGCTCATGGACGCCAAGGGCGCGTGGGACATCGACTCCAAGCTCGAAATGGCCATGGATTCCCTGCGCTGTCCTCCGGCAGACACACCGGTGTCGGTCATCTCCGGCGGCGAGCGCCGCCGCGTGGCCCTGTGCCGCCTGCTGCTTCAGGCCCCGGACATCCTGCTCCTGGATGAACCCACCAACCACCTGGACGCGGACTCCGTGGCCTGGCTGGAACGGTTCCTGTCCTCTTTCCCCGGCACCGTCATCGCCGTGACCCACGACCGCTACTTCCTGGACAACGTGGCGGGCTGGATCCTTGAGCTCGACCGTGGCCGGGGCATCCCCTGGAAGGGCAACTACTCGTCCTGGCTCGAACAGAAGCAGAACCGGCTGGCCCAGGAGGGCAAGCAGGAGGCCGACCGCCAGAAGACCCTGGAACGCGAGCTGGAATGGATACGCATGTCGCCCAAGGGCCGCCGCGCCAAGTCCAAGGCGCGCATCAACGCCTACGAGTCCATGCTCTCCCACGAGGCCGAGCGTTTGGCCGACGACCTCCAGATCTACATCCCGCCGGGACCGCATCTCGGCAAGCAGGTGGTCGTGGCCGAGAACGTGACCAAGTCCATGGGCGACAAGCTGCTCATGGAGGACGTCAGCTTCATCCTGCCGCCCAACGCCATCGTCGGCATCATCGGCCCCAACGGCGCGGGCAAGTCCACCCTATGCAAGATGATCGTGGGCCAGGAACAGCCCGATTCCGGAACCCTGACCCTCGGCGCCACGGTCAAGCTCGCTTACGCCGACCAGAACCGCGAATCCCTGATCCCCGGCAAGACCGTGTACGAGATCATCAGCGGCGGGGCCGAGTTCATCAAGCTCGGCGACCGGGAGGTCAACGCCCGGGCCTACTGCTCACGCTTCAACTTCGCGGGTCAGGACCAGCAGAAAAAGGTCGACGTCCTGTCCGGCGGCGAGCGCAATCGCGTGCACATGGCCCAGATGCTCAAATCCGGGGCCAACGTGCTCCTGCTCGACGAACCGACCAACGACCTGGACGTCAACACCATGCGCGCCCTGGAGGACGGCCTGGAAAACTTCGCGGGCTGCGTCCTGGTCATCAGCCACGACCGCTGGTTCCTCGACCGCATCGCCACCCACATCATCGCCTTCGAAGGCGACGCCAAGGTGATCATGATCGAAGGCAACTACTCGGACTACGACGCCGACCGCAAGAAACGCCTCGGCGCCGACGCCGACCAGCCGCATCGCTTGAAATTCCGCAAGCTCACTCGATAG
- a CDS encoding NAD(P)/FAD-dependent oxidoreductase: MDYVIVGNGVSAIGAIEGIRQHDKTGSITIISDEAVPTYGRPLISYYLSDKIKFDTLPFRPEEFYERNQVAMRLGSRVLSVDAKEKVLVLDCGDKVKFDKLLLATGGTPVKPSLPGIEGPGVHNFTTVAHAETLKELVDKVKHVVVIGAGLIALKAAEGFAEKGVDVTIVVRSRIMRAYFDETAGELIVEHLEKNGIRFMQGTATKEIIRYEDGTIKGVETDQGLVPADVVIVAAGVRPNMGLAIQAGLATDQGIRVDDYMTTSDPDVFAAGDVAEAKDLLTGEYTVRPIWPNAYSQGLNAGRNMAGARTPYSGGLSMNSITYYGLPTISVGETNLADDDRFETAVFLDRENSVYRKLIFKNNVLAGCILIGEIDAAGFYTSFIKNGFELDAEGKERLMEGDPSPALWPDSFIEAMMNNP; the protein is encoded by the coding sequence ATGGATTACGTTATTGTGGGAAACGGCGTTTCGGCCATCGGCGCCATTGAGGGCATCCGCCAGCACGACAAGACCGGCTCCATCACGATTATCAGTGACGAGGCCGTGCCGACCTATGGCCGTCCGCTTATTTCCTATTACCTGTCGGACAAGATCAAGTTCGATACCCTGCCGTTCCGCCCCGAGGAATTTTACGAGCGCAACCAGGTGGCCATGCGGCTCGGCTCGCGCGTCCTGTCCGTGGACGCGAAGGAGAAGGTCCTGGTTCTCGACTGCGGCGACAAGGTCAAGTTTGACAAACTGCTGCTGGCCACGGGCGGCACTCCGGTCAAGCCGTCACTGCCCGGCATCGAAGGACCGGGGGTGCACAACTTCACCACCGTGGCCCATGCCGAGACCCTCAAGGAACTGGTCGACAAGGTCAAGCATGTCGTGGTCATCGGCGCTGGGCTCATCGCGCTCAAGGCCGCCGAAGGGTTCGCCGAGAAGGGCGTGGACGTGACCATCGTGGTCCGCTCCCGGATCATGCGCGCCTACTTCGACGAGACCGCGGGCGAACTCATCGTGGAGCACCTGGAGAAGAACGGCATCCGTTTCATGCAGGGCACGGCCACCAAGGAGATCATCCGTTACGAGGACGGCACCATCAAGGGCGTGGAGACCGACCAGGGCCTGGTCCCGGCGGACGTGGTCATCGTGGCCGCGGGCGTGCGCCCGAACATGGGGCTGGCCATCCAGGCCGGGCTGGCCACGGATCAGGGCATCCGTGTGGACGACTACATGACCACCAGTGATCCGGACGTCTTTGCCGCGGGCGACGTGGCTGAGGCCAAAGACCTGCTGACCGGGGAGTACACCGTCCGCCCGATCTGGCCCAACGCCTATTCCCAGGGACTCAACGCCGGCCGGAACATGGCCGGAGCCCGGACGCCGTACTCCGGCGGCCTGTCCATGAACTCCATCACCTATTACGGGCTGCCGACCATCTCTGTGGGCGAGACCAACCTGGCCGACGACGACCGGTTCGAGACCGCCGTGTTCCTGGACCGCGAGAACTCGGTCTACCGCAAGCTCATCTTCAAGAACAACGTCCTGGCCGGATGCATCCTCATCGGGGAGATCGACGCGGCCGGGTTCTACACCAGCTTCATCAAGAACGGCTTCGAGCTCGACGCGGAAGGCAAGGAGCGGCTCATGGAGGGCGACCCCTCCCCGGCGCTCTGGCCCGACAGCTTCATCGAGGCCATGATGAACAACCCCTAG
- a CDS encoding biotin carboxylase N-terminal domain-containing protein, with protein sequence MSIDGHKILIANRGEIAVRIMEACSDLGLPFAALYTEEDSQSGHLDVARRLGGEKSLYRIHNYLDAGDILSVADEAGATAIHPGYGFFSENYRFARRVVQRDRPMTFIGPSWEVIRDLGDKINTKRIARALGVPTVPGSDRAIYDELEAEAIAESLFEFQAKMGIKRPVVLVKASAGGGGMGIDECEDMARFRQTYRRIRNYSLRTFNDEGVLIEQRVFNFNHLEVQIVSDRSGINPVHFGTRNCSVQSPGLQKRIEVAPGFWPQGLSYSFDAAKLLDDITGYSLSIAKEIKYDNVGTWEWIVTPNGEPFLMEVNTRIQVENGVSARISSIRGDRDVNLVREQIRIGLGDPLGYTQDDVSFDGVGIEYRLIAEDTESGFAPWVGRIEELKWPEHDWVRMHTHVPTDRTYQIPTEYDPNLALAIIWGKDLEEAKARGLRFLEELRLNGSDSAGGNMKSNIPFLIAKTANLLEF encoded by the coding sequence GTGAGCATAGACGGACACAAGATACTCATTGCCAACAGGGGCGAGATCGCCGTGCGGATCATGGAGGCATGCTCCGACCTCGGCCTGCCCTTCGCGGCCCTGTATACCGAAGAGGACTCCCAGTCCGGCCACCTGGACGTGGCCCGCAGGCTGGGCGGAGAGAAATCCCTGTACCGCATCCACAACTACCTCGACGCCGGGGACATCCTGTCCGTGGCCGACGAGGCCGGGGCCACGGCCATCCATCCCGGATACGGCTTCTTTTCCGAGAACTACCGCTTCGCCCGGCGCGTGGTCCAGCGTGACCGCCCCATGACCTTCATCGGCCCCTCCTGGGAAGTTATCCGCGACCTGGGCGATAAGATCAACACCAAACGCATCGCCCGCGCCCTGGGCGTGCCCACCGTGCCCGGCTCGGACCGGGCCATATACGACGAACTGGAGGCCGAGGCCATTGCCGAGAGCCTTTTCGAGTTCCAGGCCAAGATGGGCATAAAAAGGCCCGTGGTCCTGGTCAAGGCCTCGGCGGGCGGCGGCGGCATGGGCATCGACGAATGCGAGGACATGGCCCGCTTCCGCCAGACCTACCGACGCATCCGCAACTACTCCCTGCGCACCTTCAACGACGAGGGCGTGCTCATCGAGCAGCGCGTGTTCAATTTCAACCACCTGGAAGTGCAGATCGTGTCCGACCGGTCCGGGATCAACCCGGTCCATTTCGGCACCCGCAACTGCTCGGTCCAGTCGCCCGGCCTGCAGAAGCGCATCGAGGTGGCCCCCGGCTTCTGGCCCCAGGGACTCTCCTACTCCTTCGACGCGGCCAAGCTGCTGGACGACATCACCGGCTACTCCCTGTCCATCGCCAAGGAGATCAAGTACGACAACGTGGGCACCTGGGAGTGGATCGTCACCCCGAACGGCGAGCCGTTCCTCATGGAGGTGAACACCCGCATCCAGGTGGAGAACGGCGTGTCGGCCCGCATCAGCTCCATCAGGGGCGACCGGGACGTGAACCTGGTCCGTGAGCAGATCCGCATCGGCCTGGGCGATCCCCTGGGCTACACCCAGGACGACGTGTCCTTTGACGGCGTGGGCATCGAATACCGGCTCATCGCCGAGGACACCGAAAGCGGCTTCGCCCCCTGGGTGGGCAGGATAGAGGAACTCAAATGGCCCGAACACGACTGGGTGAGAATGCACACCCACGTGCCCACGGACCGCACCTACCAGATTCCCACCGAGTACGACCCCAACCTGGCCCTGGCCATCATCTGGGGCAAGGACCTGGAGGAAGCCAAGGCGCGCGGCCTCCGGTTCCTGGAAGAGCTCAGGCTGAACGGCTCGGACTCCGCCGGAGGAAACATGAAGTCGAACATCCCCTTCCTCATCGCAAAAACCGCCAACCTCCTCGAATTCTAA
- a CDS encoding carboxyl transferase domain-containing protein, which yields MNIEKTLQALLGRVNYAREILGNKSRPELEAFATEIGAFPEKNADLSEEQAIRAVESLEKRLSAMEAAIDAQLTAMDKVRIVRHPQRASLKDILENVYDNYAEMGGQDEHSIDPGMLIARAYITRRRGKKIINQPVMVVGQEKGHGEEFRNGGSIKPWGNSKALKYMKVAAREQIPIHAYVNTPGSYPIEDFPGAAQQIAENIYEMAGLDVPIVAIFSEGGSGGAEAIGMADKRLMLSHGYYSVISPEGAAAIEGHIRGSERAPAELIESCAMAQKITAQDNLANGYIDEIIQEPPLGARADHFDFFKQVREQVIRATDEVALNVRGVRLFRALALRHFKKNTDIIVRWSLNEKARERLVAKRFRKYRRLAQSAFQDNRSLLEKLSATSSGLVSNTASLILYGLIKPFKHRVERIVEEASDEIHVITAKFTGVFRGLLKKVGVKPGMDKQKEMELTGLSQAEPEAPALVNDSDYVSPQARQDREISCPHSSKRGCLDIWARDLFTDYAGVCPNCGYNFPMEYQWVLHNVFDRGSVREFNHDIASGNPTGFPNFDARIEAAKKKTGLESSCLTFNASLEGLRVTCATLVANFRGGSVGSAEGEKFIRALELAQTKHQPFLAYIHGTAGIRIQEGVNGLIQMPRVTMAVRRYIEEGGLYIVLYDTNSYAGPVASFLGCSPYQYAVRSSRIGFAGPGVIKETTGLEIPPNYHNCYKALSRGHIQGVWSRKDIRKNLHQAFLTIGGRNLYYR from the coding sequence ATGAACATAGAAAAAACCCTGCAGGCCCTCCTGGGCCGGGTCAACTACGCCCGCGAGATCCTGGGCAACAAGTCCCGCCCCGAGTTGGAAGCGTTCGCCACGGAGATCGGCGCGTTCCCGGAAAAGAACGCCGATCTTTCCGAGGAACAGGCCATCCGGGCAGTGGAATCCCTGGAAAAACGGCTGTCCGCCATGGAAGCCGCCATCGACGCCCAGCTGACCGCCATGGACAAAGTACGTATCGTCCGCCATCCCCAGCGGGCCAGCCTCAAGGACATCCTCGAGAACGTCTACGACAACTACGCCGAGATGGGCGGCCAGGACGAGCACTCCATCGACCCCGGCATGCTCATCGCCCGGGCCTACATCACCAGGCGGCGCGGCAAGAAGATCATCAACCAGCCGGTCATGGTCGTGGGCCAGGAAAAGGGCCACGGAGAGGAGTTCCGCAACGGCGGTTCCATCAAGCCGTGGGGCAACTCCAAGGCGCTCAAGTACATGAAGGTCGCGGCCAGGGAGCAGATTCCCATCCACGCCTACGTGAACACGCCGGGCTCCTACCCCATCGAGGACTTCCCGGGAGCCGCCCAGCAGATCGCCGAGAACATTTATGAAATGGCCGGGCTGGACGTGCCCATCGTGGCCATCTTCTCCGAGGGCGGCTCGGGCGGAGCCGAGGCCATCGGCATGGCCGACAAGCGCCTCATGCTCTCCCACGGCTACTATTCGGTCATCTCGCCCGAGGGCGCGGCAGCCATCGAGGGCCATATCAGAGGTTCCGAACGCGCCCCGGCCGAGCTCATCGAATCCTGTGCCATGGCCCAGAAGATCACCGCCCAGGACAACCTGGCGAACGGCTACATTGACGAGATCATCCAGGAGCCGCCGCTGGGTGCGCGGGCCGACCACTTCGACTTCTTCAAGCAAGTTCGCGAGCAGGTCATCCGGGCCACGGACGAGGTCGCCCTGAACGTACGCGGCGTACGCCTGTTCCGCGCCCTGGCCTTGCGCCACTTCAAGAAGAACACCGACATCATCGTGCGCTGGTCCCTGAACGAGAAGGCCCGCGAACGCCTGGTGGCCAAGCGATTCCGCAAATACCGCCGCCTGGCCCAGAGCGCCTTTCAGGACAACCGCTCCCTGCTGGAAAAACTCAGCGCCACCAGCTCCGGGCTGGTCTCCAACACGGCCAGCCTGATCCTGTACGGGCTGATCAAGCCGTTCAAGCACCGCGTGGAGCGCATCGTTGAGGAGGCCTCGGACGAGATCCACGTGATTACGGCCAAGTTCACCGGCGTGTTCCGCGGCCTGCTCAAGAAGGTCGGTGTGAAACCGGGCATGGACAAGCAGAAGGAGATGGAGCTGACCGGCCTGTCCCAGGCCGAGCCCGAAGCGCCCGCCCTTGTCAACGATAGCGACTACGTCAGCCCCCAGGCCCGTCAGGACCGCGAAATATCCTGCCCCCACTCAAGCAAGCGGGGCTGCCTGGACATCTGGGCCAGGGACCTGTTCACCGACTACGCCGGAGTCTGTCCCAACTGCGGCTACAACTTCCCCATGGAATACCAGTGGGTTCTCCACAACGTCTTCGACCGGGGCTCGGTGCGTGAGTTCAACCACGACATAGCCTCGGGCAACCCGACCGGCTTCCCCAACTTCGATGCCCGGATAGAGGCCGCCAAGAAGAAGACCGGCCTGGAATCCAGCTGCCTGACCTTCAACGCCAGCCTCGAGGGGCTGCGCGTCACCTGCGCCACCCTGGTGGCCAACTTCCGGGGCGGCTCCGTGGGCTCGGCCGAGGGCGAGAAGTTCATCCGCGCCCTGGAACTGGCCCAGACCAAGCACCAGCCCTTCCTGGCCTACATCCACGGCACGGCGGGCATCCGCATCCAGGAAGGCGTCAACGGACTGATCCAGATGCCCAGGGTGACCATGGCCGTGCGCCGCTACATCGAGGAAGGCGGCCTGTATATCGTCCTGTACGACACCAACTCCTACGCCGGTCCCGTGGCCTCGTTCCTGGGCTGCTCGCCCTACCAGTACGCGGTGCGCTCCTCGCGTATCGGGTTCGCCGGTCCCGGAGTCATCAAGGAGACCACCGGACTGGAGATTCCGCCCAACTACCACAACTGCTACAAGGCCCTGTCCAGGGGCCACATCCAGGGCGTGTGGAGCCGCAAGGACATCCGCAAGAACCTGCATCAGGCTTTCCTGACCATCGGCGGACGGAACCTGTACTACCGCTAA
- a CDS encoding GGDEF domain-containing protein yields MVTRTLVLITIRDYAKLREMYGQSFVDLLEKELGDSLAATAAGNNTHHLRVIRPASGKAAFVVPQDNNPADIAYEYKTQAQKDLEPTMLRHTGLGIDLGMGFAPVSCQEDDHEWDAALSKALGIARRMESRPLDMNELSITSRFNTILVQGWVSAHYQPILDFRTDTILGWEALARGPEGSTFRSPVMLFQTAEELGRLFALEKLCREAAIRNVGELKDGQKLFLNIHPKTMADPAFSPGQTLELMDKYGLTPDNVVFEITEQHSVQDFDLFYRTLAHYRSQGFQIAVDDAGAGYAGLTLIAELQPDYIKLDKSLIDDIHKDPVKRALVETTAVFADKIGSRIIGEGIETRDQAVCLKDIGVHCGQGYFLARPAAPKPDVNEECRHLKTVGDIANNIICSPPVGDLAKAPHAVELSCLVSTAHDFFRKNDTFTNIVVVRDNVPKGLVMEYHLNRQLSSQFGIALYHKRSIDAVMDKSPLIVDLDMPVEQVARTAMKREHIKAYDDIIVTKKGLLYGVVTVQDMLNVLAKIQVEMAKGTNPLTGLPGNVAIEQEVESRIKQKRPFSIIYGDLDHFKVYNDTYGFKNGDRIIKLAADIMSWATRKHGPSDARLCHIGGDDFVLITPPDAVQRLCQSITRCFGRLVKNCYCLEDQQRGWIQAKGRDDKERKYPLVTISLGVIEIDGPCSLMEIGERAAHIKKYAKSIPGNSVAIDRRPAIGKIDNTVCK; encoded by the coding sequence ATGGTGACCAGAACACTCGTCCTGATCACCATCCGGGACTACGCAAAGCTCAGGGAGATGTACGGACAGAGTTTCGTCGATCTCCTGGAAAAGGAGCTCGGCGATTCGCTGGCCGCCACCGCGGCCGGAAACAACACCCACCATCTCCGCGTCATCCGCCCGGCCTCGGGCAAGGCCGCGTTCGTCGTTCCCCAGGACAATAACCCGGCCGACATCGCCTATGAATACAAGACCCAGGCCCAGAAGGACCTGGAGCCGACCATGCTCCGCCACACCGGCCTGGGCATCGATCTCGGCATGGGCTTCGCTCCGGTCTCCTGCCAGGAGGACGACCACGAATGGGACGCGGCCCTGAGCAAGGCCCTGGGCATCGCCCGGCGCATGGAGAGCCGCCCCCTGGACATGAACGAGCTGTCCATCACCAGCCGGTTCAACACCATCCTGGTCCAGGGCTGGGTTTCGGCCCACTATCAGCCCATCCTCGATTTCCGCACGGACACCATCCTGGGCTGGGAAGCCCTGGCGCGCGGCCCCGAGGGGTCCACCTTCCGCTCCCCGGTCATGCTCTTTCAGACCGCCGAGGAGCTCGGCCGCCTGTTCGCTCTGGAAAAGCTCTGCCGCGAGGCGGCCATCCGCAACGTGGGCGAACTCAAGGACGGCCAGAAACTCTTCCTGAACATCCACCCCAAGACCATGGCCGACCCGGCCTTTTCTCCCGGCCAGACCCTGGAGCTGATGGACAAGTACGGGCTGACCCCGGACAACGTGGTCTTCGAGATCACCGAGCAGCACTCGGTCCAGGACTTCGACCTCTTCTACCGAACCCTGGCCCACTACCGCAGCCAGGGGTTCCAGATCGCGGTGGACGACGCGGGCGCGGGCTACGCTGGCCTGACCCTCATCGCCGAACTGCAGCCCGACTACATCAAGCTCGACAAGTCGCTCATCGACGACATCCACAAGGACCCGGTCAAACGCGCCCTGGTCGAGACCACGGCCGTCTTCGCGGACAAGATCGGCTCCCGGATCATCGGCGAGGGCATCGAGACCCGCGACCAGGCCGTCTGCCTCAAGGACATCGGCGTGCACTGCGGCCAGGGCTATTTCCTGGCCCGACCCGCCGCGCCCAAGCCGGACGTCAACGAGGAGTGCCGCCACCTCAAGACCGTGGGCGACATCGCCAACAACATCATCTGCTCCCCGCCCGTGGGCGACCTGGCCAAGGCCCCCCACGCCGTGGAACTGTCCTGCCTGGTCTCCACGGCCCACGACTTCTTCCGCAAGAACGACACCTTCACCAACATCGTGGTCGTCCGCGACAACGTGCCCAAGGGGCTGGTCATGGAGTACCACCTCAACCGCCAGCTCTCCTCCCAGTTCGGCATCGCCCTGTACCACAAGCGGTCCATCGACGCGGTCATGGACAAGAGCCCGCTCATCGTGGACCTGGACATGCCCGTGGAACAGGTCGCGCGCACGGCCATGAAGCGCGAGCACATCAAGGCCTACGACGACATCATCGTGACCAAGAAGGGGCTGCTCTACGGCGTGGTCACGGTCCAGGACATGCTCAACGTCCTGGCCAAGATACAGGTGGAGATGGCCAAGGGCACCAACCCCCTGACCGGCCTGCCCGGCAACGTGGCCATCGAGCAGGAGGTCGAGTCGCGCATCAAGCAGAAACGTCCCTTCTCGATCATCTACGGCGACCTGGACCACTTCAAGGTCTACAACGACACCTACGGGTTCAAGAACGGTGACCGGATCATCAAGCTGGCCGCGGACATCATGTCCTGGGCTACGCGCAAGCATGGTCCCAGCGACGCCCGGCTGTGCCACATCGGCGGCGACGATTTCGTGCTCATCACCCCGCCCGACGCGGTCCAGCGGCTGTGCCAGTCCATCACCCGCTGCTTCGGCCGCCTGGTCAAGAACTGCTACTGCCTCGAAGACCAGCAACGCGGCTGGATACAGGCCAAGGGCCGGGACGACAAGGAACGCAAATACCCCCTGGTGACCATCTCGCTCGGGGTCATCGAAATCGACGGCCCCTGCTCCCTCATGGAGATCGGCGAACGCGCCGCGCACATCAAGAAATACGCCAAATCCATCCCCGGCAACTCCGTGGCCATCGACCGCAGGCCCGCCATCGGCAAGATCGACAACACCGTGTGCAAGTGA
- a CDS encoding 2-oxoacid:ferredoxin oxidoreductase subunit beta: MVSIEEYGEYETAWCPGCGNFSIIKCLKQALAEQDLAPHDIIISSGIGQAAKLPHYMRCNMFNGLHGRSLPVAQGIKMANPEIPVIVTSGDGCSYGEGGNHFLAALRRNMDLTVLVHDNQIYGLTKGQASPTTARGHVTKAQPEGNRSDGFNPVATTVAMRASFVARAFTGEPGHLVATIKEAMTHRGFSLVDILQPCVSFNKVNTYAWYKERVHILEDHDPTDWAAAMTLSEEFGDRIPLGVIYREDKPVFGLGGRLAEHAYDKNDLKAVLQSYT, encoded by the coding sequence ATGGTTTCCATCGAAGAATACGGCGAATACGAGACCGCGTGGTGCCCGGGCTGCGGCAACTTCTCCATCATCAAGTGCCTCAAGCAGGCCCTGGCCGAACAGGACCTCGCGCCTCACGACATCATCATCTCCTCCGGCATCGGCCAGGCGGCCAAACTGCCGCACTACATGCGCTGCAACATGTTCAACGGGCTGCACGGCCGATCCCTGCCCGTGGCCCAGGGCATCAAGATGGCCAATCCGGAAATTCCCGTGATCGTCACCTCCGGCGACGGATGCAGCTACGGCGAGGGCGGCAACCACTTTCTGGCCGCCCTGCGGCGTAACATGGATCTGACCGTACTTGTCCACGACAACCAGATATACGGCCTGACCAAGGGCCAGGCCAGCCCGACCACGGCGCGCGGCCACGTGACCAAGGCCCAGCCCGAGGGCAACCGGTCCGACGGGTTCAACCCCGTGGCCACCACCGTGGCCATGCGCGCCAGCTTCGTGGCCCGCGCCTTTACCGGCGAGCCCGGACATCTGGTCGCGACCATCAAGGAGGCCATGACCCACAGGGGCTTCTCCCTGGTGGACATCCTCCAGCCCTGCGTCTCCTTCAACAAGGTCAACACCTACGCCTGGTACAAGGAGCGCGTGCACATCCTCGAGGATCACGACCCCACGGACTGGGCCGCGGCCATGACCCTGAGCGAGGAGTTCGGCGACCGTATTCCGCTGGGCGTCATCTACCGTGAGGATAAGCCGGTCTTCGGACTCGGCGGCAGGCTCGCGGAACATGCCTACGACAAAAACGACTTGAAAGCGGTCTTGCAGTCGTATACCTAA